The following proteins are encoded in a genomic region of Rissa tridactyla isolate bRisTri1 chromosome 5, bRisTri1.patW.cur.20221130, whole genome shotgun sequence:
- the CRACD gene encoding capping protein-inhibiting regulator of actin dynamics — protein sequence MGSRAFSHDSIFIPDGRTESEQAVQAMSQENVLGKVKTLQQQLAKNIKFGQPPQMTVSARTMGEANAGIVEDVLLSSPMEIETQQDAVISDSGNKFSDTPDFLRPMNLPGTGHEVEEKVTPVRSSRPKRQFSCSGTIETINLDAVPQAVARLDNSAAKHKLSVKPKKQRMSRKHKRLTKGSQSLTITEFEPEDLEIQLYGDRFPGYNGHIIADKLIQNRDEQKQPQPAEEKRIEDHWGIFEAERIRQIVEMEEQREMEEQRCQELEQMQKDQERRRCEEEKRQYLLEGETSLEIEEQTCHKEERRVLEAEKRQELEEQRHQELEKQRQKELEEQHGREVKEQKHQEQEEEQKQEPERQKLQEQEEQQRQELEEQNHWEQEEQRYQDLEEQKRQELEEQKLPEREKKRQELEEQKRQKLEEQKLQEREEQRRQESEEQKRQKLEEQKLQEREEQRRQELEEQKRQKLEEQKYREREEQRRQELEEQKRQELEEQKRWEREEQRRQELEEQKRQELEEQKRWEREEQRRQELEEQKRQKLEEQKHQEWEEQKGKELEEKQRRELEEKKRLELEELRQQETEKQCQEEEERNWLEEQKELKEQNKEEKQRGELEEKELQEVEIKLKQEKEAESLKEQKNQEEQRQHLKEKGEKTEKEQPQQVMDKKKKREEQRKHKLTKQMHMESAEGVPQDELKQKKEQNRQEWNKLEEQEVATGQNLQQNQQEKSLEQQQDKAQLCPAGANMHPVEEKVQEGSRPQKLKQPEKGNKPAEVLAQKLKREVEAQEQKRIGEELRWQEVDERQTASRPFTFQVSSGDKQIIFQKVNLSPVMPAKGEGLSSPSVKDYRMHASSKGSHTLPSSVCVPHTAILVTGAQLCGTAVNLNQIKDTACKSLLGLTEERKNVDIPSPEKAQKKPQEPKPSSSKMKYTQEALNSQAVLAEWASIRSRILKNAENSKYNERDRVSACRHSDDWTPRGRGGPHGNLRKTLSANAKFSITPAWQKFSEASKNNLEAENVSAAKGNETVSVGRITGPSTDSKEDAAPTFKDNLAEKAKEKTEPRSEMADNTEGCKFAKDLPSFLVPSFPHSPGKELPQAELPGALENQQNNGTKKADKPNGEENVSPFGIKLRRTNYSLRFHYDQQAEQRKKKRYSAGDSFEGVPDPLVTTEGEKEPAVFAPQESTSPGTGKANVTGILKDSKDSPVTVVEISQPAGTPLVLPATGQGALAPHEKPACKALVPQKPALAPKPASQTPPASPLSKTYRSNPADAPGQRLVKAESDGGWRKEDRANAVHPAPPNEYKNEEEEIREKKSFFPSISIPWREKNDKKPEPPKKEKPVLQSRHSLDGSKLMEKVETSQPLWITLALQKQKGFREQQATREERRQAREAKQAEKLAKENAALSNQPDNKSSSSSSKPSTLQKSTTQEGEKKIETAVSRLERREQLKKSNTLPTSVTVEISDSVPSTPLAKEVAKRFSTPDANPVSTEPAWLALAKRKAKAWSDCPQIIK from the exons ATGGGCAGTCGAGCTTTTTCCCATGACAGTATTTTCATACCTGATGGGAGAACAGAGAGCGAGCAGGCCGTCCAAGCAATGTCACAGGAGAACGTTTTAGGAAAAGTCAAAACTCTTCAG caaCAGTTGGCCAAGAACATAAAATTTGGGCAGCCTCCACAAATGACAGTTTCTGCGAGGACAATGGGGGAGGCAAACGCTGGTATAGTAGAGGACGTGTTGCTCAGTAGCCCCATGGAGATCGAGACTCAGCAGGACGCGGTGATCTCAGACAGCGGTAATAAA TTCAGTGACACTCCAGATTTCTTGAGACCAATGAATTTGCCTGGAACGGGACACGAGGTGGAAGAAAAG GTCACTCCGGTCAGATCGTCTCGGCCAAAAAGACAATTTTCCTGTTCTGGCACGATTGAAACAATCAATCTGGATGCAGTTCCCCAGGCCGTTGCTCGTCTAGACAACAGTGCAGCTAAACACAAGCTGTCGGTGAAGCCAAAAAAGCAGAGGATGTCAAGAAAGCACAAGAGATTAACAAAG GGATCACAAAGTTTAACAATAACAGAATTTGAGCCCGAGGACCTAGAAATTCAGCTGTATGGAGACAGATTCCCAGGTTATAATGGACACATCATAGCAGACAAGCTAATCCAGAACAGAGATGAGCAGAAGCAGCCTCAGCcggcagaggagaaaagaattgAAGATCACTGGGGGATCTTTGAGGCTGAAAGGATAAGGCAGATTGTAGAAATGGAAGaacaaagagaaatggaagaacaaaGGTGCCAAGAACTTGAGCAGATGCAGAAAGACCAGGAGAGAAGGCGTTGTGAAGAAGAGAAGAGGCAGTATCTCCTTGAAGGAGAGACATCTTTGGAAATAGAAGAGCAGACATGCCATAAAGAGGAGAGAAGAGTGCTGGAGGCTGAAAAGAGgcaagagctggaggagcagaggcacCAGGAACTggagaagcagaggcagaaggagctggaggagcaacACGGAAGAGAGGTGAAGGAGCAGAAGCACCAGGAACAAGAGGAGGAACAGAAACAAGAGCCGGAGAGGCAGAAGCTCCAGGAACAAGAGGAGCAACAGAGAcaagagctggaggagcagaaccACTGGGAACAGGAAGAGCAGAGATATCAGGATTTGGAGGAACAGAAGAGgcaagagctggaggagcagaagctCCCGGAAAGGGAGAAGAAACGTCAGGAGTTGGAAGAACAGAAGAGGcaaaagctggaggagcagaagctCCAGGAACGGGAGGAGCAGAGACGTCAGGAGTcggaggagcagaagaggcaaaagctggaggagcagaagctCCAGGAACGGGAGGAGCAGCGACGTCAGGAGttggaggagcagaagaggcaaaagctggaggagcagaagtaCCGGGAACGGGAGGAGCAGAGACGTCAGGAGttggaggagcagaagaggcaagagctggaggagcagaagcgCTGGGAACGGGAGGAGCAGAGACGTCAGGAGttggaggagcagaagaggcaagagctggaggagcagaagcgCTGGGAACGGGAAGAGCAGAGACGTCAGGAGttggaggagcagaagaggcaaaagctggaggagcagaagcaCCAGGAATGGGAAGAGCAGAAGGGCAAGGAGCTGGAAGAGAAACAGAGAcgagagctggaggagaagaaaaggctagAGCTGGAAGAATTAAGGCAACAGGAGACTGAAAAACAGTgccaagaggaagaagaaagaaattggCTGGAGGAACAAAAAGAACTCAAGGaacaaaataaggaagaaaaacagagaggagagctggaagagaaagaacttcaagaagttgaaataaaactaaagcaggagaaagaagcGGAGAGCCTCAAAGAACAGAAGAATCAGGAGGAACAAAGGCAGCAtttgaaggagaaaggagaaaagacagagaaggaacAACCCCAGCAAGTAATGGATAAGAAAAAGAAACgggaagagcagagaaaacacAAGCTCACAAAACAAATGCACATGGAAAGTGCAGAGGGTGTCCCACAAGAtgaactgaagcagaaaaaggaacaaaacagacAAGAATGGAACAAGCTGGAAGAGCAGGAGGTAGCCACAGGACAAAATCTTCagcaaaaccaacaagaaaaatcCTTGGAACAGCAACAGGACAAGGCTCAGTTGTGTCCTGCAGGGGCCAATATGCATCCCGTAGAGGAGAAGGTCCAAGAAGGATCAAGACCTCAAAAACTCAAACAGCCAGAAAAAGGGAATAAACCAGCAGAAGTCCTAGCCCAGAAACTGAAGAGAGAAGTGGAAGCTCAGGAGCAAAAGCGGATAGGGGAAGAACTTAGGTGGCAAGAGGTAGACGAAAGGCAGACTGCATCCAGACCCTTCACCTTTCAAGTGTCTTCTGGAGATAAACAGATCATATTTCAGAAAGTTAATCTGAGTCCAGTCATGCCCGCCAAAGGAGAGGGACTCTCTTCTCCATCCGTCAAAGACTACAGGATGCATGCGTCCAGCAAGGGCTCTCACACGCTCCCGTCGTCTGTGTGCGTGCCCCATACAGCTATTTTGGTTACTGGGGCACAGCTGTGTGGCACAGCGGTTAACTTGAACCAGATAAAGGACACAGCTTGTAAATCGTTACTTGGCTTAacggaagagagaaaaaatgtggATATTCCTTCACCAGAGAAGGCCCAGAAAAAACCCCAGGAGCCCAAACCCAGCAGCAGTAAAATGAAATACACGCAAGAGGCACTGAACAGCCAGGCTGTACTGGCAGAGTGGGCTTCTATCCGCTCCAGGATCCTAAAGAACgcagaaaacagcaaatataaCGAGAGAGACCGAGTAAGCGCCTGCAGACACAGTGATGACTGGACACCCCGAGGACGGGGTGGTCCCCACGGCAACTTGAGGAAAACCCTCTCTGCGAATGCAAAGTTCTCGATCACCCCAGCATGGCAAAAATTTTCAGAAGCTTCAAAAAACAATTTGGAGGCGGAGAATGTAAGTGCGGCAAAAGGCAATGAAACGGTGTCCGTGGGAAGAATCACTGGCCCATCCACCGATTCGAAGGAGGATGCGGCCCCCACTTTTAAGGATAACTTAGCTGAAAAGGCTAAGGAGAAAACGGAACCCCGTAGTGAAATGGCAGACAACACAGAAGGCTGTAAATTTGCAAAAGATCTTCCATCTTTCCTTGTTCCGAGTTTTCCTCATTCTCCGGGTAAAGAATTACCCCAGGCAGAACTCCCGGGTGCTCTGGAAAACCAGCAGAACAACGGcacaaaaaaagcagataaaccAAACggggaagaaaatgtttctccttTTGGGATAAAGTTGCGAAGGACAAACTACTCTTTACGTTTCCATTACGATCaacaggcagagcagaggaaaaagaaaaggtacagTGCAGGGGATAGTTTTGAGGGTGTGCCTGACCCACTAGTCACAACAGAAGGTGAGAAAGAACCCGCTGTTTTTGCTCCCCAAGAGAGTACATCCCCTGGCACGGGGAAAGCGAACGTCACCGGTATTTTAAAAGACTCCAAAGACTCTCCAGTGACTGTGGTGGAGATTTCACAACCAGCGGGCACGCCGCTGGTCCTGCCAGCCACTGGCCAGGGTGCTTTAGCCCCTCATGAGAAACCAGCATGCAAGGCACTGGTCCCACAGAAGCCTGCCCTAGCTCCAAAGCCCGCCAGCCAGACACCGCCAGCCTCCCCTCTCTCTAAAACCTACCGATCGAACCCAGCGGATGCGCCAGGGCAAAGGCTGGTTAAAGCTGAATCCGACGGCGGCTGGAGGAAAGAAGACAGAGCAAATGCGGTGCACCCCGCGCCACCCAACGAGTACAAAAACGAAGAGgaagaaatcagagaaaagaagTCCTTTTTCCCATCTATAAGTAttccatggagagaaaaaaatgacaaaaagcctGAGCCACCGAAGAAAG aaaagcccGTCCTGCAGAGCAGGCACTCTTTAGACGGCTCTAAATTGATGGAAAAGGTTGAGACTTCGCAACCACTTTGGATTACGTTAGCGCTGCAAAAGCAAAAGGGGTTCCGCGAGCAGCAAGCTACGAGGGAAGAGAGGAGACAAGCCAGGGAGGCGAAGCAAGCAGAGAAGCTGGCTAAAGAAAAT GCTGCTCTAAGCAATCAGCCAGataataaaagcagcagcagcagcagcaaaccaaGCACGCTGCAGAAATCTACAACgcaagaaggggagaagaaaatcgAGACTGCTGTGTCAAGACTAGAAAGGCGGGAGCAGCTAAAAAAGTCGAACACCCTCCCAACTTCTGTGACAG